The Deltaproteobacteria bacterium PRO3 genome includes a region encoding these proteins:
- a CDS encoding STAS domain-containing protein: protein MKINPKEVGDICILEIEGEVDAEHSAQLKKAIVKAREDYAKHFILDLSGVSFIDSTGLGVLISLMRYLNENGGKLKLAGLQDEVRSIFEITRLYKVFDLCPSAEEALREMPKKK, encoded by the coding sequence ATGAAGATCAACCCCAAGGAAGTCGGCGATATCTGCATCCTGGAAATCGAAGGCGAAGTCGACGCCGAGCACTCCGCGCAGCTGAAGAAGGCCATCGTCAAGGCCCGCGAGGATTACGCGAAGCATTTCATCCTCGACTTAAGCGGCGTGAGCTTCATCGATTCGACGGGCCTGGGGGTCTTGATCTCGCTCATGCGGTACTTGAACGAGAACGGCGGCAAGCTCAAGCTCGCGGGCCTGCAGGACGAGGTGCGGTCGATCTTCGAGATCACGCGACTCTACAAGGTCTTCGACCTGTGTCCCAGCGCCGAAGAGGCGCTGCGGGAGATGCCGAAGAAAAAATGA